In one Nitrososphaera viennensis EN76 genomic region, the following are encoded:
- a CDS encoding NAD-dependent epimerase/dehydratase family protein: MTYSINIFSNFEMENYDGKCFSIAILCVETLNNILVTGAAGFVGKHLVTRLALRKYKVVIVDVADAKIFGENIVAYKQDIRNTEAIQEIVKQEEVDTCVHLAAKVSVADSVINPNETIDVNIRGTVSVLEACARNGVGNFVFASSAAVYGNPLSLPVNENDTLKPLSPYGISKADGERIVMDYKIRGMIKKAVSLRFFNIYGEGQNPEYAGVITKFAERLSAGLAPTIYGNGSQTRDFISVQDVARAIILAAESEISGTFNVGTGKAISINELAERMTRIFGLDLKPIYLEAKKGDILHSCADMTNIRGCLGFETVDGLDAGLMHMFNEMLPKKSPANIGGISR; the protein is encoded by the coding sequence ATGACTTATTCTATAAATATATTCTCAAATTTTGAGATGGAGAATTATGATGGTAAATGTTTTAGTATAGCTATACTCTGCGTAGAGACATTGAATAACATTCTAGTAACAGGTGCTGCAGGATTTGTAGGTAAGCATCTTGTCACAAGACTTGCTTTGCGCAAGTATAAGGTAGTTATCGTAGATGTTGCAGATGCCAAGATTTTTGGCGAGAATATTGTGGCCTACAAGCAAGATATCCGGAATACCGAAGCTATTCAAGAAATCGTTAAACAAGAAGAGGTTGACACATGCGTGCATCTTGCTGCAAAAGTGAGCGTAGCAGACTCAGTGATAAACCCTAACGAAACTATCGATGTCAATATAAGAGGGACTGTTTCTGTGCTTGAAGCTTGCGCTCGCAATGGAGTAGGTAATTTTGTTTTCGCGTCCTCTGCTGCGGTCTATGGAAATCCTCTGTCACTTCCTGTCAATGAAAATGATACCCTGAAACCTCTTTCGCCTTATGGCATAAGCAAGGCTGATGGAGAGAGAATCGTGATGGATTACAAGATTCGTGGCATGATCAAGAAGGCTGTTTCTCTACGTTTCTTTAACATTTATGGAGAAGGTCAGAATCCAGAGTACGCTGGAGTAATTACAAAGTTCGCAGAAAGGTTGTCGGCAGGATTGGCCCCAACAATTTATGGAAATGGAAGTCAAACCAGAGACTTTATTTCCGTTCAGGATGTGGCAAGAGCAATAATCCTTGCGGCAGAATCTGAAATCTCTGGCACTTTTAATGTTGGAACGGGAAAGGCAATTTCTATTAATGAATTAGCCGAGAGAATGACAAGAATATTTGGATTGGATCTAAAGCCCATATACCTTGAAGCCAAGAAGGGCGATATTCTGCATAGCTGCGCTGACATGACAAATATCAGAGGATGTTTGGGTTTTGAAACAGTTGACGGCCTTGACGCTGGACTAATGCATATGTTCAACGAAATGCTTCCTAAAAAAAGCCCAGCTAACATTGGCGGAATTTCAAGATAG
- a CDS encoding phosphomannose isomerase type II C-terminal cupin domain, translated as MENTEKRPWGHFERFTLNEPCTVKLVYVDGDKRLSLQYHNNRSEFWKVVKGPVRVQIGKEKRLLQTGESITIPKGTIHRLEGAGTDAVILEISKGDFDEADIIRIEDDYARK; from the coding sequence ATGGAAAATACAGAGAAGCGCCCCTGGGGCCACTTTGAACGCTTTACACTTAACGAGCCTTGCACGGTCAAGCTTGTCTATGTTGACGGCGACAAGCGCCTCAGCCTCCAATACCACAATAACCGCTCGGAATTCTGGAAGGTAGTCAAGGGCCCGGTAAGAGTGCAGATAGGCAAAGAGAAAAGACTGCTGCAGACAGGAGAGTCCATCACGATACCAAAAGGTACAATACACAGGCTTGAGGGCGCAGGCACCGACGCTGTAATACTAGAGATTTCCAAGGGAGACTTTGACGAGGCTGACATCATAAGAATTGAAGACGATTATGCCAGAAAATGA
- the cysC gene encoding adenylyl-sulfate kinase, producing the protein MVSERSTNSQFVVWLTGLPGSGKTTLGNNLLSKLKELDVRTELLDGDIVRKELSPELGFTKEDRELHARRVIYLSKLLSRNGIGSIVSLISPYRELRTFAKKEIGIGFVEVYVNCSLEICIERDPKGLYKKALEGKIQNLTGLQDPYEEPLSPDLIVYTAKETIEESTNKILVKLRESGFLDR; encoded by the coding sequence ATGGTTAGTGAGCGCAGCACGAATTCGCAATTTGTAGTTTGGCTTACAGGGCTACCTGGTTCAGGAAAGACAACCTTAGGAAATAATCTACTCTCAAAGCTAAAGGAATTAGATGTAAGAACCGAACTATTGGATGGAGATATTGTACGAAAGGAACTTAGTCCTGAGCTAGGTTTTACAAAAGAAGATCGAGAATTACATGCAAGACGTGTCATATATCTTAGCAAATTATTATCTCGGAACGGAATTGGTAGTATTGTATCACTAATCTCGCCCTATCGAGAATTGAGGACTTTTGCAAAAAAGGAAATTGGAATTGGTTTTGTTGAAGTCTATGTAAATTGCTCCTTAGAAATCTGTATCGAAAGGGATCCTAAAGGATTGTATAAGAAAGCGTTAGAAGGGAAAATTCAGAATCTTACAGGTCTTCAAGATCCATATGAAGAACCTCTAAGTCCCGATCTCATAGTATATACAGCAAAGGAAACGATTGAGGAAAGCACCAATAAAATACTTGTTAAGTTAAGAGAATCGGGATTCTTAGATAGATGA
- a CDS encoding ArsR/SmtB family transcription factor — MESDIILDILGNDTRRKILAMLSQEPMYFNQLAREIDVGQQAVLRHLQALEESGLIETYAEKSSLGAPDRKYYRLNNSFILTVSLSEDDFTVTKQEIVESRHKESKKYYKVLDLMPEDAGEALASLKASLSNIETEMSNLESRLNDLRALKQLILNKLHKIGMEGFEEDERKILYMIVKESPSSIAELSDMMDEKESDLKTILSGMRKKMNNDSAKVLLDLQ; from the coding sequence ATGGAATCTGACATAATACTAGACATTTTGGGAAATGATACTAGGCGGAAGATACTCGCTATGCTGTCTCAAGAGCCGATGTATTTCAACCAGCTGGCAAGGGAGATAGATGTTGGCCAACAGGCAGTGTTACGGCACCTACAGGCTCTCGAAGAAAGTGGCCTGATTGAAACATATGCTGAAAAAAGCAGCCTCGGAGCACCGGACAGAAAATACTACCGCCTCAATAATTCGTTCATTTTGACCGTCTCGCTATCTGAAGATGACTTTACGGTAACAAAGCAAGAGATTGTAGAGTCACGGCATAAGGAGTCAAAGAAATACTACAAGGTGCTTGATCTAATGCCTGAAGATGCTGGAGAAGCACTAGCTTCGCTAAAGGCAAGTCTGTCTAACATAGAAACAGAAATGTCCAATTTGGAATCGCGCCTGAACGACCTGCGTGCGCTAAAGCAGCTCATCCTAAATAAACTCCACAAGATTGGAATGGAGGGCTTTGAAGAAGACGAGCGGAAGATCCTCTATATGATAGTGAAAGAATCGCCAAGCTCTATAGCCGAGCTGTCAGACATGATGGATGAAAAGGAGTCTGACCTGAAAACGATTCTAAGTGGAATGAGAAAAAAGATGAACAATGACAGTGCAAAGGTCTTGCTCGACCTACAATAG
- a CDS encoding sulfotransferase family protein has translation MLKLIFIRYVLRDIVIKSIWPNFFIVGAHKGGTTSLYEYLTQVPDIYMSKMKEPHFFAPNVQPTSKFPYKVIRSEQKYLDLFKDGETKLAVGEASTSYLWDPKSPHLISEKIPNAKIIMILRDPVTRAFSHYLMSFRGGVETLPFYDALVKDYALQRKGFGISNLYIELGFYSEQVKKYLEIFGKENVKILIFEEFIQNTEHSVIDTLKFLRIQSKVPNNIDTAYNSFFVPRNNLVLSLLRNRAVSALAGTLPTSLIDWLRGNKLLFKKTGKPQISAKERQFLTEIYRDDVAALSSILGRRLPWTCQF, from the coding sequence TTGCTCAAGCTAATATTTATTAGGTATGTTCTAAGAGATATCGTGATAAAGTCTATCTGGCCTAACTTCTTTATCGTTGGTGCTCATAAAGGTGGGACCACCTCACTTTATGAATATTTAACTCAAGTTCCAGATATCTATATGTCCAAGATGAAAGAGCCACATTTTTTTGCTCCAAACGTTCAACCTACTTCCAAATTTCCTTATAAGGTAATAAGATCTGAGCAAAAGTATTTGGATCTATTTAAGGATGGAGAAACAAAACTTGCGGTTGGTGAAGCCAGTACATCCTACCTATGGGATCCAAAATCTCCTCATCTCATATCTGAAAAGATACCAAATGCAAAAATAATAATGATTCTGCGAGATCCTGTAACCAGAGCTTTCTCGCACTACTTGATGAGTTTTAGAGGAGGTGTAGAAACACTGCCTTTTTACGATGCATTGGTAAAAGATTATGCTCTGCAAAGAAAAGGCTTTGGAATTTCCAATTTATACATCGAGCTAGGATTCTATTCTGAACAAGTAAAGAAATACTTGGAAATATTTGGTAAGGAGAATGTAAAGATCCTCATTTTCGAGGAGTTCATCCAGAATACTGAACATTCAGTAATTGATACACTGAAATTCCTGAGAATACAATCAAAGGTGCCAAATAATATAGATACTGCTTACAATTCATTTTTTGTTCCTAGAAACAACCTTGTTCTTTCATTACTGCGGAATCGAGCTGTTTCTGCATTAGCGGGAACTTTGCCAACATCTCTTATAGACTGGCTCAGGGGAAATAAGCTTCTTTTCAAAAAAACTGGAAAGCCACAAATTAGTGCGAAAGAAAGACAGTTTTTGACGGAAATATATCGTGATGATGTTGCAGCGCTAAGTTCTATACTTGGTCGCCGCCTACCATGGACCTGTCAATTCTAA
- a CDS encoding zinc ribbon domain-containing protein — translation MTVNPKGTSQKSSRCGVVAEEKLDLSVRTFECHSCGLVIHRDLNAARNIEKLGLEQARTETEPLLVRHRQRIRKFQSRKQEVHVLRRG, via the coding sequence ATTACTGTCAACCCAAAGGGTACATCGCAGAAAAGCTCAAGGTGTGGGGTGGTTGCGGAAGAAAAGCTTGACCTGTCAGTACGCACGTTTGAATGTCACAGCTGCGGTCTGGTCATCCACAGAGACCTGAACGCGGCGCGCAACATCGAAAAACTGGGTCTGGAACAGGCCCGTACAGAGACAGAGCCTCTACTTGTCCGACATCGACAACGGATAAGGAAGTTTCAGTCGAGGAAGCAAGAAGTCCACGTCTTAAGACGTGGGTAG
- a CDS encoding CDC48 family AAA ATPase, with translation MAKNGGKNANRITLKVAETNPKFVGRGMALVDPRIMEELNLSAGDVLEINFKGKKSYALLWSSQREDYDKKLIRIDGYTRNNIGVGIDDSVIVQKVNVKKAEQVILAPTEELNIVGLEEHLPELLEGRVVGKGDVIPLNIMGRRIGFAVTGTSPSDVASLIDSNTEFVIGSVPKSAGKGVSRVAYEDIGGLKNEVQKVREMIELPLRHPEIFERIGIEAPKGILLHGPPGTGKTLLAKAVANETNANFYSIGGPEIMSKFYGESEERLREIFREAEENAPSIIFIDEIDSIAPKREEVSGDVEKRVVSQLLTLMDGIKSRGKLVVIGATNRPNAIDPALRRPGRFDREIEIGIPDEQGRLDILMIHTRGMPLTQDVDLASIAKVTHGFVGADLEALSKEAAMRSLRRILPEINLEQPNIPAEILNKIKVTKQDFDEALRDIQPSAMREVLVQKSNVKWEDIGGLQQVKEELAEAIEWPLKHGDLFAQADVRPPKGILLHGPPGTGKTMIAKAVAATSEANFISIKGPELISKWVGESEKGVREVFRKARQAAPCVVFFDELDAIAPRRGSEGDAHVTERVISQMLTEMDGLEDLKGVVVIGATNRPDIIDEALLRPGRFDRILEVPVPDKEARKQILQIHTRKKPLASDVDLDKMVEMTEGMTGADIAALVNAAAMTAIKEHVNLSGGGKLEVSMRHFEAALDKIKPRERGSGKKTREDPEEIS, from the coding sequence ATGGCAAAAAATGGTGGCAAGAACGCTAACAGAATTACGTTAAAAGTGGCCGAAACAAACCCCAAGTTTGTCGGCAGAGGGATGGCTCTAGTTGATCCAAGAATCATGGAGGAGCTAAACCTGTCTGCTGGAGACGTCTTGGAAATTAATTTCAAGGGCAAGAAAAGTTACGCGCTTCTCTGGTCGAGTCAGCGAGAAGATTATGATAAGAAGCTTATCAGGATAGACGGGTATACCCGCAATAACATCGGAGTTGGAATCGACGATAGTGTTATCGTCCAAAAAGTTAATGTGAAAAAAGCAGAGCAAGTTATCCTGGCCCCGACAGAAGAGCTCAACATCGTAGGTCTCGAAGAACACTTGCCGGAGCTGCTGGAAGGTCGCGTGGTCGGAAAAGGCGATGTAATCCCGCTCAACATAATGGGCAGAAGAATCGGCTTTGCCGTTACAGGCACTTCGCCATCGGATGTGGCATCGCTAATCGACAGCAATACCGAATTTGTAATTGGCTCTGTACCAAAATCCGCAGGCAAGGGAGTCTCAAGGGTAGCTTATGAGGACATTGGCGGCTTGAAAAACGAAGTGCAAAAAGTCAGGGAGATGATAGAGCTGCCCCTTCGGCATCCTGAAATATTTGAGCGCATTGGAATTGAGGCTCCTAAAGGCATACTTCTTCACGGCCCTCCTGGGACTGGCAAGACGCTCCTTGCCAAGGCAGTCGCAAATGAAACAAATGCCAACTTTTACTCGATAGGCGGCCCGGAGATAATGAGCAAATTCTACGGGGAGAGCGAAGAAAGGCTAAGAGAAATCTTTAGGGAAGCTGAAGAAAATGCGCCGTCAATAATATTCATTGACGAAATCGACTCGATAGCTCCGAAAAGAGAAGAGGTCAGTGGTGACGTTGAAAAAAGAGTGGTATCGCAGCTTTTGACCTTGATGGATGGAATAAAGTCCAGGGGCAAGCTCGTAGTGATTGGCGCGACCAACCGGCCTAATGCCATCGATCCTGCCCTTAGACGCCCGGGCAGGTTCGACAGGGAAATAGAGATAGGGATACCGGATGAACAAGGCCGGCTTGACATACTCATGATCCATACAAGGGGGATGCCCTTGACACAAGACGTTGACCTTGCGTCAATAGCCAAGGTTACTCATGGGTTTGTCGGCGCCGACTTGGAGGCATTGAGCAAGGAAGCCGCCATGCGCTCGCTTAGAAGGATACTGCCAGAGATTAACCTGGAACAGCCAAACATACCTGCCGAAATATTGAACAAGATCAAAGTCACAAAGCAGGACTTTGACGAGGCGCTGAGGGATATCCAGCCTTCTGCAATGCGCGAGGTGCTGGTGCAAAAGTCAAATGTAAAGTGGGAAGACATTGGGGGCCTGCAACAAGTAAAGGAGGAATTGGCAGAAGCAATAGAATGGCCACTCAAGCATGGCGACCTATTTGCACAAGCAGACGTCCGACCGCCCAAAGGCATACTACTCCATGGTCCACCTGGCACTGGCAAGACAATGATAGCCAAGGCGGTGGCAGCAACATCAGAAGCAAACTTCATCAGCATAAAAGGGCCGGAGTTGATAAGCAAGTGGGTCGGCGAGTCAGAAAAAGGTGTAAGGGAAGTTTTCAGAAAGGCCCGGCAGGCAGCACCGTGCGTCGTGTTCTTTGACGAGTTGGATGCAATAGCGCCGCGCAGAGGCTCTGAAGGCGATGCGCATGTGACAGAGCGGGTAATAAGCCAGATGCTGACAGAGATGGACGGCTTGGAAGACCTGAAGGGCGTGGTAGTGATAGGCGCGACCAACCGGCCGGATATCATTGACGAGGCGCTCCTTCGCCCCGGAAGATTTGACAGGATACTTGAAGTGCCAGTACCGGACAAGGAAGCAAGGAAGCAGATACTGCAGATCCATACAAGGAAAAAACCCCTTGCTTCAGATGTTGACCTGGACAAGATGGTCGAAATGACAGAGGGCATGACTGGTGCAGATATTGCAGCTTTGGTGAACGCAGCGGCGATGACTGCTATCAAGGAGCATGTCAACCTAAGTGGTGGCGGCAAACTGGAAGTGTCGATGAGACACTTTGAAGCAGCCCTGGACAAGATCAAGCCAAGAGAGAGGGGCTCGGGCAAAAAGACAAGAGAAGATCCCGAAGAGATCTCTTGA
- a CDS encoding glycosyltransferase family protein — MTVSVQYLELSIISILAGLAIFIPYAVTLLGLKNSRQQFRELSKKDILLFSIVIGEMAIIVPTTTIGFANFVHIGDIFYVITIASIIVASAILIKSRILSVNIFQQLKHYLKQPEYLFIIALLLFYSYLVLIIPVELSYDTANYYLPYSLGLLKNGFIPSDPILSYTTLGGQPALTPGVSAIYAYSLKIIPFTDSFKLLPILFAIHLCISISLLAKEIYPRIRRSWVIIITLISPPMFFYLTTAPYNADLLFSAFFITAILGVIKSKKSSSILWTILAGASACGMVLTKDAGLLFLLPIFSLVLLGHRQIGKFWIAPFALQLLVPISFLLNSTLSDFFVEHSTSLIVIQVVSLAILYYFSRSYRAEYNTRIIPFALMFVPAVIFVIMMTGIWGSPIIRTYAGFFITPGSAVDYPWASNIALKGLGEAAFPIKPQNFQNMFFNIGYIFVAPALGGLLFVPRIATILRNFRRQSGQVLLPIVLIIVVVNWICVFAGINYNDQSTFRHTLDVIAIMSVLTVIGISSIINEGDSHNRLKFLIIAAIIFATYVLTYFEYNSTLFSLKSRIISQEPFLQYIVYSIAIFASIFSVQKINFNFLTKIAPYLLKGAIAVILLGAVIPYIAGTMQVIATNNGSYEETNRQNLSSLSFGPATLAVHDYFKGRNMEGRILAYGIDWFSYRTGLEVLKMETIIDLAVLKNTLTGNDTASVVTKLKDMDIQYIVTPVSGGAYERFRSLYNETRIFEVLTPEYTTQQAKYGNLAIYQIR, encoded by the coding sequence ATGACGGTTTCCGTGCAATATTTAGAGCTGAGTATTATCTCTATTCTTGCAGGTTTAGCTATTTTCATTCCATATGCGGTGACATTGCTCGGTCTGAAGAATTCAAGACAGCAATTTAGAGAACTCTCCAAAAAAGACATTCTCCTTTTTTCCATAGTAATTGGAGAAATGGCTATAATTGTACCCACAACTACCATTGGCTTTGCCAATTTTGTACATATTGGAGATATTTTCTATGTTATCACAATAGCTAGCATCATTGTTGCATCGGCAATTTTGATCAAATCTAGAATTTTATCGGTCAATATCTTTCAACAATTAAAACATTATCTTAAGCAACCCGAGTACCTTTTCATTATTGCGTTGTTATTGTTCTATAGCTATCTTGTACTGATCATTCCTGTTGAACTTTCATATGATACTGCAAATTATTATTTGCCATATTCTTTGGGACTTCTAAAAAACGGTTTTATACCGTCAGATCCCATTCTATCTTATACCACCTTAGGAGGGCAGCCAGCTCTAACGCCAGGAGTATCTGCAATTTATGCCTACTCTTTAAAAATAATCCCGTTTACAGACTCATTTAAGTTACTTCCTATCTTGTTTGCGATTCATCTATGTATCAGTATTTCCTTATTGGCAAAGGAGATCTATCCCCGTATTCGACGCTCTTGGGTAATCATAATTACACTAATTTCCCCTCCCATGTTTTTCTACTTAACCACTGCCCCCTATAATGCAGATTTACTATTTTCAGCTTTCTTTATTACAGCGATTCTTGGCGTAATAAAATCAAAGAAATCGAGTAGTATACTATGGACAATACTAGCAGGCGCCAGTGCTTGTGGAATGGTTCTTACAAAAGATGCAGGTTTGCTATTTCTTCTTCCGATCTTCTCATTAGTACTGCTTGGTCATAGGCAGATTGGAAAATTCTGGATTGCACCATTTGCGCTGCAATTATTGGTACCAATCTCCTTCTTGTTGAATAGTACGTTATCAGATTTCTTTGTCGAACATTCTACTTCTCTTATTGTGATCCAAGTGGTCAGCCTTGCCATTTTGTATTATTTCTCGCGCTCATATCGTGCAGAATACAATACAAGGATAATTCCATTTGCTCTGATGTTTGTTCCTGCAGTCATATTCGTAATTATGATGACGGGTATTTGGGGCTCACCAATAATTAGAACATATGCAGGTTTCTTTATTACACCAGGAAGCGCTGTGGATTATCCATGGGCATCGAATATTGCCCTTAAAGGTTTGGGAGAGGCTGCATTTCCCATTAAGCCGCAGAACTTTCAGAATATGTTTTTTAATATAGGCTACATTTTTGTTGCCCCCGCACTAGGTGGGTTACTATTCGTACCAAGGATTGCTACTATATTGAGAAATTTCAGAAGACAGAGTGGTCAAGTTCTATTACCAATTGTGCTCATCATAGTAGTTGTAAACTGGATCTGTGTATTTGCGGGCATTAATTACAATGATCAATCTACGTTCAGGCATACCTTGGATGTAATTGCCATAATGTCGGTATTAACAGTTATAGGAATTTCTTCCATAATTAATGAGGGTGACTCACACAATAGGCTAAAGTTCCTCATTATCGCGGCAATCATTTTTGCAACATACGTTCTAACTTACTTCGAATATAATTCAACACTCTTTTCACTCAAATCCAGAATAATATCTCAAGAGCCATTTCTCCAATACATAGTATATTCGATTGCGATCTTTGCTTCAATATTTTCTGTACAAAAAATTAACTTTAATTTTCTTACAAAAATAGCTCCATATTTACTCAAGGGTGCTATAGCTGTAATTTTGTTGGGCGCAGTGATTCCATATATAGCTGGAACAATGCAAGTCATAGCGACCAATAATGGATCCTATGAAGAGACTAATCGACAAAACCTTTCTTCATTGTCCTTCGGACCGGCGACTCTTGCAGTTCATGATTATTTCAAAGGACGCAATATGGAAGGCCGCATATTAGCTTATGGAATTGATTGGTTTTCATACCGAACAGGTCTTGAAGTTTTAAAAATGGAAACTATCATCGATCTGGCAGTGTTAAAAAATACTCTTACCGGAAATGACACAGCTAGCGTTGTGACTAAACTCAAAGATATGGATATCCAATACATTGTCACACCAGTCTCAGGCGGAGCTTATGAAAGGTTTAGGAGCCTATATAATGAGACGAGAATATTTGAAGTATTGACACCGGAATATACTACTCAACAAGCCAAGTATGGTAATTTGGCAATCTATCAAATAAGATGA
- a CDS encoding transposase has translation MAKAWRQVRRCRDDFVHKTSKMLADEGYTIVAFEKLNIANIMVKNHFLAQAIMDVTWGKLLQYTYCLQGREAWRTGYYCQPKGYIAEKLKVWGGCGRKA, from the coding sequence CTGGCCAAAGCATGGCGACAGGTGAGAAGGTGCAGAGACGACTTTGTGCACAAGACATCAAAGATGCTTGCAGATGAAGGCTATACTATTGTAGCATTCGAGAAACTCAATATCGCTAACATCATGGTCAAGAACCATTTCTTGGCACAAGCAATAATGGATGTCACTTGGGGAAAGCTGCTTCAGTATACATACTGCCTACAAGGTAGAGAGGCGTGGCGGACAGGTTATTACTGTCAACCCAAAGGGTACATCGCAGAAAAGCTCAAGGTGTGGGGTGGTTGCGGAAGAAAAGCTTGA
- the hsp20 gene encoding archaeal heat shock protein Hsp20: MWRDREFGFGRQLFEDIDREFAEAEEMLNRMFRTVRGMRPEEIATNFPYYYGYQVTIGPDGKPHVREFGNIRPSTKGLVAPSETREPLVDTILDEKENTMTITAEMPGVTKQDIKVSVSEDRVTLHAEKGDKKYHTEIPIDVALDDKSAKATYANGILELKIKLKEAPKPKATDVKVE; the protein is encoded by the coding sequence ATGTGGAGAGATAGAGAATTCGGTTTCGGAAGGCAACTGTTTGAAGACATTGACAGGGAATTCGCCGAAGCGGAAGAGATGCTGAATAGGATGTTCAGGACAGTCAGAGGCATGAGACCTGAGGAAATAGCCACGAACTTTCCGTATTACTATGGGTATCAGGTCACTATAGGTCCTGATGGCAAGCCACACGTGAGAGAATTTGGCAACATCAGACCCAGCACAAAAGGCTTGGTGGCACCGAGCGAAACCCGAGAGCCACTGGTAGACACCATCTTGGATGAAAAAGAAAACACGATGACCATCACAGCAGAGATGCCCGGTGTGACAAAGCAGGACATCAAAGTCAGTGTATCTGAAGACCGTGTCACCCTACACGCAGAAAAAGGCGACAAAAAGTACCATACCGAGATACCTATCGATGTAGCGCTGGATGACAAGTCTGCAAAGGCTACATACGCAAATGGCATACTGGAACTGAAGATAAAGCTGAAAGAGGCTCCGAAGCCAAAGGCGACAGACGTGAAGGTGGAGTAA
- a CDS encoding glycosyltransferase family 4 protein, which produces MKIAFVVTHLSYGSPGSFVRVQEIARHLDKLGVATTILTPFEEDLVNVSDVKVEFIPSSMSKIGLMSTAYKLIRKTAYSRLTSGLFLSEGSFTRMASIIEGGMQKILQKQEFDILHAVQPIAALACSALANKYDIPLVSDIHNDWPEEIAAQGLCKRDDNIYRFLHDVKQKIIDLSDAVTVVSEELKKYFVEKYRITSKPIVVVPPGGPIVSNVDNTIRERNVVYAGMVNYREHVDLFARSIPFVKEDATFYISDYGDSIKNVKNITKKIDQEVNYVWFKKRQEVLGFLLRSKLGILTSHDDITRQLGPPLKLYDYMACGLPVIANDIGGWSKMIEDEKIGLLSKDDPKHFARCIDDLLSNESLWKEMHENTLHLIGTKYKWENVAKNELIPLYKRLTRDI; this is translated from the coding sequence ATGAAAATTGCATTTGTCGTAACTCATTTGAGTTATGGTAGTCCAGGATCCTTCGTACGAGTACAAGAAATAGCAAGACATCTAGACAAACTTGGCGTTGCAACCACTATTCTTACACCCTTCGAAGAAGATTTAGTAAATGTTTCCGATGTGAAAGTAGAATTCATTCCCTCTTCAATGTCCAAGATCGGATTGATGTCGACTGCCTACAAGCTAATACGCAAGACGGCCTATTCACGGCTCACCTCTGGCCTTTTTCTTTCCGAAGGCTCCTTTACTAGAATGGCAAGTATCATAGAGGGAGGCATGCAAAAGATACTGCAGAAACAAGAATTTGATATTCTGCATGCTGTCCAGCCCATAGCAGCGCTTGCTTGTTCTGCACTAGCAAACAAATATGACATACCACTTGTGTCCGACATTCACAACGATTGGCCAGAAGAGATAGCTGCCCAAGGCCTCTGCAAGAGAGATGATAACATTTACAGATTTCTGCACGATGTCAAGCAAAAAATAATAGATTTATCTGATGCAGTTACAGTTGTAAGTGAAGAGCTCAAGAAATATTTTGTTGAAAAATATCGAATAACAAGCAAACCTATTGTTGTAGTGCCTCCAGGTGGACCTATCGTATCTAATGTCGATAATACAATCAGAGAGAGGAATGTGGTATACGCAGGAATGGTCAATTATAGAGAACATGTCGACTTGTTTGCAAGAAGTATTCCATTTGTAAAAGAAGACGCGACATTCTATATTTCAGACTATGGAGATTCCATCAAGAATGTCAAAAATATTACGAAGAAAATCGATCAGGAAGTCAATTATGTTTGGTTTAAGAAGCGGCAGGAAGTTCTGGGGTTCTTATTGCGTTCCAAACTGGGCATCTTAACATCACATGATGATATCACCAGACAGTTAGGACCGCCTCTAAAACTATATGATTACATGGCTTGCGGCTTACCTGTGATTGCAAATGATATAGGAGGATGGTCAAAGATGATCGAAGATGAAAAAATCGGTCTACTTTCGAAAGATGATCCCAAGCATTTTGCACGGTGTATTGATGACTTGTTATCTAACGAATCACTATGGAAGGAAATGCATGAAAACACTCTTCATCTCATAGGTACAAAATACAAATGGGAAAACGTGGCAAAGAATGAACTTATTCCACTATACAAGAGATTGACAAGAGATATTTGA